In Micromonospora purpureochromogenes, a single window of DNA contains:
- a CDS encoding citrate synthase, which yields MTEVKLDHPGGQLSMPVQAAVEGPAGIGVGKLLKETGMTTYDPGFVNTASCSSAITYIDGDAGILRYRGYPIEQLAEKSSFLEVSYLLIYGELPTQQQLTEFSDRIRRHSLLHEEMRRFFDGFPRDAHPMAVLSSAVSAISTFYQDSLDPFDAEHVEMSTIRLMAKVPTIASYAYKKSIGQPLLYPDNSLGYVENFLRMTFGVPAEPYEVDPVVARVLDMLFVLHADHEQNCSTSTVRLVGSSNANLFASVSAGVNALFGPLHGGANQAVLEMLEKINADGGDVRSFVRKVKDKQDGVKLMGFGHRVYKNYDPRAAIVKKAAQDVLGRMAKPDPMLDIAMQLEEIALADDFFVTRKLYPNVDFYTGLIYKAMGFPTKMFTVLFALGRLPGWIAQWREMINDPETKIGRPRQIYTGSPERDYTAIAER from the coding sequence ATGACGGAAGTCAAGCTCGATCACCCCGGTGGGCAGCTTTCGATGCCGGTGCAGGCCGCGGTCGAAGGCCCCGCGGGCATCGGGGTGGGCAAGCTGCTGAAGGAAACCGGGATGACCACCTACGATCCCGGTTTCGTCAACACCGCGTCCTGTTCGTCCGCGATCACCTACATCGACGGCGACGCCGGCATCCTGCGCTACCGCGGGTACCCGATCGAGCAGCTGGCCGAGAAGTCCTCCTTCCTGGAGGTCTCCTACCTGCTGATCTACGGTGAGCTGCCCACCCAGCAGCAGCTCACCGAGTTCAGCGACCGGATCCGGCGGCACTCGCTGCTGCACGAGGAGATGCGTCGGTTCTTCGACGGCTTCCCGCGCGACGCGCACCCGATGGCCGTGCTCTCCTCGGCCGTCAGCGCGATCTCGACCTTCTACCAGGACAGCCTGGACCCGTTCGACGCCGAGCACGTGGAGATGTCCACGATCCGGCTGATGGCGAAGGTCCCCACCATCGCCTCGTACGCCTACAAGAAGTCCATCGGCCAGCCGCTGCTGTACCCGGACAACTCGCTCGGCTACGTGGAGAACTTCCTGCGGATGACCTTCGGCGTGCCGGCGGAGCCGTACGAGGTCGACCCGGTGGTGGCCCGCGTGCTGGACATGCTCTTCGTGCTGCACGCCGACCACGAGCAGAACTGCTCGACCTCCACGGTGCGGCTGGTCGGCTCCAGCAACGCCAACCTCTTCGCCTCGGTCTCGGCCGGCGTCAACGCCCTGTTCGGCCCGCTGCACGGCGGCGCCAACCAGGCCGTGCTGGAGATGCTGGAGAAGATCAACGCCGACGGCGGTGACGTCCGCTCCTTCGTCCGCAAGGTCAAGGACAAGCAGGACGGCGTGAAGCTGATGGGCTTCGGCCACCGGGTCTACAAGAACTACGACCCGCGCGCCGCCATCGTGAAGAAGGCCGCTCAGGACGTGCTGGGCCGGATGGCCAAGCCGGACCCGATGCTGGACATCGCGATGCAGTTGGAGGAGATCGCCCTCGCCGACGACTTCTTCGTCACCCGCAAGCTCTACCCGAACGTGGACTTCTACACCGGCCTGATCTACAAGGCCATGGGCTTCCCGACCAAGATGTTCACGGTGCTCTTCGCGCTGGGCCGGCTGCCCGGCTGGATCGCCCAGTGGCGCGAGATGATCAACGACCCGGAGACCAAGATCGGCCGGCCGCGGCAGATCTACACCGGCTCCCCGGAGCGGGACTACACCGCGATCGCCGAGCGCTGA
- the glgX gene encoding glycogen debranching protein GlgX, with product MQVWPGERYPLGATYDGMGTNFAIFSEVAEKVELCLFDEWDTGAERRVELREVDAYVWHAYLPGVEPGQRYGYRVHGPYDPADGARCNPHKLLLDPYAKAVDGEVSWDPAVYDYELGDPDRMSTTDSAPFMPKSVVVNPYFDWGNDRPPRTPYHHSVIYEAHVRGLTMRHPGIPDELRGTYAAIASPVMIDYFKRLGITAVELMPVHEFVHDHRLVDLGLRNYWGYNTIGFFAPHHGYSALGRLGQQVQEFRGMVKALHAAGIEVILDVVYNHTAEGNHLGPTLSFKGVDNASYYRLSEEDRRYFVDYTGTGNSLNVRSPHSLQLIMDSLRYWVTEMHVDGFRFDLAATLAREFYEVDRLSTFFEVVQQDPVVSQVKLIAEPWDVGPGGYQVGNFPPQWTEWNGKYRDTVRDFWRGEPATLAEFASRISGSADLYQDDGRRPFHSINFVTCHDGFTLNDLVSYNDKHNEANGEENRDGESHNRSWNCGAEGETDDPAVLALRARQRRNFLATLVLSQGVPMIGHGDELGRTQRGNNNAYCQDSELAWLDWEHADDELLAFVQRLTDFRGRHQVFRRRRFFTGLPVGGRAAGSGLPDLAWYTPDGREMTGEDWGNDFGRSVALFVNGDGIPERGQYGQRHQDSSFLLCFNAHDAPLDFTLPGEEFGQRWELVISTAEPEPEKTTIVEAGGAICVPDRSLVVLERTV from the coding sequence ATGCAGGTCTGGCCGGGCGAGCGTTACCCCCTCGGGGCGACCTACGACGGGATGGGCACCAACTTCGCGATCTTCTCCGAGGTCGCCGAGAAGGTCGAGCTCTGCCTCTTCGACGAGTGGGACACCGGCGCCGAGCGGCGGGTGGAGCTGCGCGAGGTGGACGCGTACGTCTGGCACGCGTACCTGCCCGGCGTGGAGCCGGGCCAGCGGTACGGCTACCGGGTGCACGGCCCGTACGACCCGGCCGACGGGGCGCGCTGCAACCCGCACAAGCTGCTGCTCGACCCGTACGCCAAGGCGGTCGACGGGGAGGTCTCCTGGGACCCGGCGGTCTACGACTACGAACTGGGCGACCCGGACCGGATGTCGACCACCGACTCGGCGCCCTTCATGCCCAAGTCGGTGGTGGTGAACCCGTACTTCGACTGGGGCAACGACCGGCCGCCGCGCACCCCGTACCACCACTCGGTGATCTACGAGGCGCACGTGCGCGGGCTGACCATGCGCCACCCCGGCATCCCGGACGAGCTGCGCGGCACGTACGCGGCGATCGCCTCGCCCGTCATGATCGACTACTTCAAGCGGCTCGGCATCACCGCCGTCGAGCTGATGCCGGTGCACGAGTTCGTGCACGACCACCGCCTGGTCGACCTCGGGCTGCGCAACTACTGGGGCTACAACACCATCGGCTTCTTCGCCCCGCACCACGGATACTCCGCGCTCGGCCGGCTCGGCCAGCAGGTCCAGGAGTTCCGGGGCATGGTCAAGGCGCTGCACGCCGCCGGCATCGAGGTCATCCTCGACGTGGTCTACAACCACACCGCCGAGGGCAACCACCTCGGCCCGACGCTGAGCTTCAAGGGCGTCGACAACGCCAGCTACTACCGGCTCTCGGAAGAGGACCGCCGGTACTTCGTGGACTACACCGGCACCGGCAACAGCCTCAACGTGCGCAGCCCGCACTCGCTCCAGCTGATCATGGATTCGCTGCGCTACTGGGTGACCGAGATGCACGTCGACGGCTTCCGCTTCGACCTCGCCGCCACCCTGGCCCGCGAGTTCTACGAGGTCGACCGCCTCTCCACCTTCTTCGAGGTGGTCCAGCAGGACCCGGTGGTCAGCCAGGTCAAGCTGATCGCCGAGCCGTGGGACGTCGGCCCCGGCGGCTACCAGGTCGGCAACTTCCCGCCGCAGTGGACCGAGTGGAACGGCAAGTACCGGGACACGGTGCGGGACTTCTGGCGCGGTGAGCCGGCCACCCTCGCCGAGTTCGCCTCCCGCATCTCCGGCTCCGCCGACCTCTACCAGGACGACGGGCGCCGGCCCTTCCACAGCATCAACTTCGTCACCTGCCACGACGGGTTCACCCTCAACGACCTGGTCTCCTACAACGACAAGCACAACGAGGCCAACGGCGAGGAGAACCGCGACGGCGAGAGCCACAACCGGTCCTGGAACTGCGGCGCCGAGGGGGAGACCGACGACCCGGCGGTGCTGGCCCTGCGTGCCCGGCAGCGGCGCAACTTCCTCGCCACCCTGGTCCTCTCCCAGGGCGTGCCGATGATCGGCCACGGCGACGAGCTGGGCCGCACCCAGCGCGGCAACAACAACGCCTACTGCCAGGACAGCGAACTCGCCTGGCTCGACTGGGAGCACGCCGACGACGAGCTGCTGGCCTTCGTGCAGCGGCTCACCGACTTCCGGGGCCGGCACCAGGTGTTCCGCCGCCGGCGGTTCTTCACCGGCCTGCCGGTCGGCGGCCGCGCCGCCGGCTCGGGCCTGCCCGACCTGGCCTGGTACACCCCGGACGGCCGGGAGATGACCGGCGAGGACTGGGGCAACGACTTCGGCCGCTCGGTGGCGCTCTTCGTCAACGGCGACGGCATCCCCGAGCGCGGCCAGTACGGCCAGCGCCACCAGGACAGCTCCTTCCTGCTCTGCTTCAACGCCCACGACGCCCCGCTGGACTTCACGCTGCCGGGGGAGGAGTTCGGGCAGCGGTGGGAACTGGTGATCAGCACCGCGGAACCGGAACCGGAGAAGACCACGATCGTCGAGGCGGGCGGCGCGATCTGCGTGCCGGACCGCTCCCTGGTGGTCCTGGAGAGGACGGTCTGA
- the treY gene encoding malto-oligosyltrehalose synthase: protein MPDTPRPDPTAAPATRVGSTYRVQVRPGFDLDATAGLAGYLADLGVTHLYSAPLLTATPGSAHGYDVVDHRAVNPELGGEAGRRRLVRALRAAGLGLVVDIVPNHAGVAQPAANPAWWDVLRRGRSSAYADWFDIDWDRGRLLLPVLADSPDALDDLKVVDGELRYHEHRFPIADGTGAGGPREVHDRQHYELVSWRRGDSELTYRRFFAVSDLAGLRVEDPTVFDATHAEVLRWAAAGELDGIRVDHPDGLRDPAGYLARLRAAAPDAWLVVEKILEYGEELPDWPVDGTTGYDALAAVCGLFVDPRAEGDFTALDARLNGRHTSWQDLTHDTKLAAATRLLAAELTRLAALTPELDPLATREALAELAACFSVYRGYPPAGARHLAVARAEAGRRRRDLNATLDAVTAHLRDPEHELAKRFPQLSGAVMAKGVEDTAYYRWSRFVALNEVGGSPAHFGVPPAEFHRAAAARQVRWPAGMTTLSTHDTKRGEDVRARLAVLSELPDRWAERVQDWMSRAPLADPAFAHLLWQTAVGAWPVERERLHAYVEKAAREASVSTSWADPDLAFERELHALVDRMYDDPELRAEISACADEITPAGWSNSLGQKLVQLAMPGVPDTYQGTELWENSLVDPDNRRPVDFAVRRDLLARLDGGLRPAVAADGAAKLLVVSRTLRLRRDHPELFTTYRPVVAHGPTGAHAVAFDRGGAVAVVTRLPLGLARSGGWRGTTLSISGNSVTDVFTGRVYSGSELLLDDLLSTYPVALLAPTDSVEAAA from the coding sequence ATGCCCGACACCCCTCGACCCGACCCGACGGCGGCACCGGCGACGCGGGTGGGGTCGACCTACCGCGTCCAGGTGCGGCCCGGCTTCGACCTTGACGCCACCGCCGGCCTGGCCGGCTACCTCGCCGACCTCGGCGTCACCCACCTCTACAGCGCGCCCCTGCTGACCGCCACCCCCGGCTCCGCGCACGGCTACGACGTGGTCGACCACCGGGCGGTCAACCCGGAACTCGGCGGTGAGGCCGGCCGGCGGCGGCTGGTCCGGGCGCTGCGCGCGGCCGGGCTCGGCCTGGTCGTCGACATCGTGCCCAACCACGCCGGGGTGGCCCAGCCGGCGGCCAATCCGGCCTGGTGGGACGTGCTGCGCCGGGGCCGGTCCTCGGCGTACGCCGACTGGTTCGACATCGACTGGGACCGGGGCCGGCTGCTGCTGCCGGTGCTCGCCGACAGCCCCGACGCCCTCGACGACCTCAAGGTCGTCGACGGGGAACTGCGCTACCACGAGCACCGCTTCCCGATCGCCGACGGCACCGGCGCGGGCGGTCCGCGCGAGGTGCACGACCGGCAGCACTACGAGCTGGTCTCCTGGCGGCGTGGCGACAGCGAGCTGACGTACCGGCGGTTCTTCGCCGTCTCGGACCTGGCCGGGCTGCGGGTGGAGGACCCGACGGTCTTCGACGCCACCCACGCCGAGGTGCTGCGGTGGGCGGCGGCCGGGGAGCTGGACGGCATCCGGGTCGACCACCCGGACGGCCTGCGCGACCCCGCCGGCTACCTGGCCCGGCTGCGCGCCGCCGCTCCAGACGCGTGGCTGGTGGTGGAGAAGATCCTGGAGTACGGCGAGGAGCTGCCCGACTGGCCCGTCGACGGGACCACCGGCTACGACGCCCTCGCGGCGGTCTGCGGGCTCTTCGTCGACCCGCGCGCCGAGGGCGACTTCACCGCCCTGGACGCCCGGTTGAACGGCCGGCACACCTCCTGGCAGGACCTGACCCACGACACCAAGCTGGCCGCCGCCACCCGGCTGCTCGCCGCCGAGCTGACCCGGCTGGCCGCCCTCACCCCGGAACTGGACCCACTGGCCACCCGGGAAGCCCTCGCCGAGCTGGCCGCCTGCTTCTCGGTCTACCGCGGCTACCCGCCCGCGGGCGCCCGGCACCTGGCCGTGGCCCGCGCGGAGGCGGGCCGCCGCCGACGCGACCTGAACGCCACCCTGGACGCGGTCACCGCGCACCTGCGCGACCCGGAGCACGAGCTGGCGAAGCGGTTCCCGCAGCTGTCCGGCGCGGTGATGGCCAAGGGGGTGGAGGACACCGCCTACTACCGGTGGAGCCGGTTCGTCGCGCTCAACGAGGTCGGCGGCTCACCGGCGCACTTCGGCGTGCCGCCGGCGGAGTTCCACCGCGCCGCCGCCGCCCGGCAGGTCCGCTGGCCGGCCGGCATGACCACGCTCTCCACCCACGACACCAAGCGCGGCGAGGACGTCCGGGCCCGGCTCGCCGTCCTGTCCGAGCTGCCGGACCGCTGGGCCGAGCGGGTGCAGGACTGGATGTCCCGCGCCCCGCTGGCCGACCCGGCCTTCGCCCACCTGCTCTGGCAGACCGCCGTCGGCGCCTGGCCCGTCGAGCGCGAGCGGCTGCACGCGTACGTGGAGAAGGCCGCCCGGGAGGCGTCGGTCTCCACCAGCTGGGCCGACCCCGACCTCGCCTTCGAGCGCGAGCTGCACGCCCTGGTCGACCGGATGTACGACGACCCGGAGCTGCGCGCCGAGATCAGCGCCTGCGCCGACGAGATCACCCCGGCCGGCTGGTCCAACTCCCTCGGGCAGAAGCTGGTGCAGCTCGCCATGCCCGGCGTGCCGGACACCTACCAGGGCACCGAGCTGTGGGAGAACAGCCTGGTCGACCCGGACAACCGCCGCCCGGTCGACTTCGCCGTACGCCGGGACCTGCTGGCCCGGCTCGACGGCGGCCTGCGGCCGGCGGTCGCCGCCGACGGCGCGGCGAAGCTGCTGGTGGTTTCCCGGACCCTGCGGCTGCGCCGCGACCACCCGGAGCTGTTCACGACCTACCGGCCGGTCGTCGCGCACGGGCCGACGGGTGCGCACGCGGTCGCCTTCGACCGGGGCGGCGCGGTCGCGGTGGTCACCCGTCTTCCGTTGGGGCTGGCCCGCTCGGGCGGCTGGCGGGGGACCACCCTTTCGATTTCCGGAAACAGTGTTACGGACGTGTTCACCGGTCGGGTCTACAGTGGGTCTGAGCTGCTCCTGGATGATCTGCTGAGCACCTATCCCGTCGCCCTGCTGGCTCCCACCGACTCCGTGGAGGCTGCCGCATGA
- a CDS encoding glycosyltransferase family 4 protein, whose amino-acid sequence MTTPRVGEQPVTAPDRTCRPSPTYRPQIPTQGAGAGVAPHTRRILMLSWEYPPVLVGGLGRHVHALSVALAAAGHEVTVVTRHAEGAPLEEYADGVRIVRAAEDPVTFPLATGSLLAWTMAFNHTLTRAALRATESGSYDVIHAHDWLVAHTAMTLREHLDVPLVSTIHATEAGRHQGWLPEEMNRTIHGVEHWLASESGRVIVCSGYMRDEVGVLFGVPTGRVDVVPNGVEPHRWRVPVAAVASARARFAGDGPLITFAGRLVYEKGVQHLLAGLPRLRERHPGLRAVIVGDGPYKAALEAEVHRLGLGGAVSMPGFLGGTDLPAVMAASDCFAVPSIYEPFGMVALEGAAAGAPLAVARTGGLAEIVEPGVTGMTFAPQDPDGLIEAVDALLSDRERAQLLARRARAMVQEQYGWSAIAHRTATAYATAIAGDAAFTTERAELRMTLGRVSAPTPEGNLLVAAGLR is encoded by the coding sequence GTGACCACCCCGCGGGTCGGCGAGCAGCCCGTGACCGCACCGGACCGGACCTGCCGGCCCTCCCCCACCTACCGCCCGCAGATCCCGACGCAGGGCGCCGGCGCCGGGGTGGCCCCGCACACCCGCCGCATCCTGATGCTCTCCTGGGAGTACCCGCCGGTGCTGGTCGGTGGCCTGGGCCGGCACGTGCACGCGCTGTCGGTGGCCCTGGCCGCCGCCGGGCACGAGGTCACCGTCGTCACCCGGCACGCCGAGGGCGCGCCGCTGGAGGAGTACGCCGACGGCGTGCGGATCGTCCGCGCCGCCGAGGACCCGGTGACCTTCCCGCTGGCCACCGGCTCCCTGCTGGCCTGGACGATGGCCTTCAACCACACCCTGACCCGGGCCGCGCTGCGCGCCACCGAGTCCGGCTCGTACGACGTCATCCACGCCCACGACTGGCTCGTCGCGCACACCGCGATGACCCTGCGCGAACACCTGGACGTCCCGCTGGTCAGCACCATCCACGCCACCGAGGCCGGCCGGCACCAGGGCTGGCTGCCGGAGGAGATGAACCGCACCATCCACGGCGTCGAGCACTGGCTGGCCAGCGAGTCCGGCCGGGTCATCGTCTGCTCGGGGTACATGCGCGACGAGGTCGGCGTGCTGTTCGGCGTGCCCACCGGCCGGGTGGACGTGGTGCCCAACGGCGTCGAGCCGCACCGCTGGCGGGTGCCGGTGGCCGCGGTCGCCTCGGCCCGGGCCCGGTTCGCCGGGGACGGCCCGCTGATCACCTTCGCCGGCCGGCTGGTCTACGAGAAGGGCGTGCAGCACCTGCTCGCCGGGCTGCCCCGGCTGCGCGAGCGGCACCCCGGGCTGCGCGCGGTGATCGTCGGCGACGGCCCGTACAAGGCCGCGCTGGAGGCCGAGGTGCACCGGCTCGGGCTGGGCGGCGCGGTGAGCATGCCGGGCTTCCTCGGCGGCACCGACCTGCCGGCCGTCATGGCCGCCTCGGACTGCTTCGCGGTGCCGAGCATCTACGAGCCGTTCGGCATGGTGGCCCTGGAGGGCGCCGCGGCCGGCGCGCCCCTCGCGGTCGCCCGTACCGGCGGGCTCGCCGAGATCGTGGAGCCGGGCGTCACCGGGATGACCTTCGCCCCGCAGGACCCGGACGGGCTCATCGAGGCCGTCGACGCCCTGCTGTCGGACCGCGAGCGGGCCCAACTGCTCGCCCGCCGGGCCCGCGCCATGGTCCAGGAGCAGTACGGCTGGTCGGCGATCGCGCACCGGACCGCGACCGCGTACGCCACCGCGATCGCCGGGGACGCGGCGTTCACCACCGAGCGCGCCGAGCTGCGGATGACGCTGGGTCGGGTGTCCGCGCCGACCCCGGAGGGGAACCTGCTGGTCGCCGCCGGCCTGCGCTGA